From Sphingopyxis sp. USTB-05, the proteins below share one genomic window:
- a CDS encoding lipopolysaccharide biosynthesis protein, translated as MSGRALPPETTLGPDSPIAPDFGQQVRRAVIWRSGSQIAGQIVAWASTFLVIRILTPEDYGLFALTQVMLMLFTLLNGYGLASAAIQRDEIAPHELRQIFGLMLLLNGALAIAQILCAPLAAAYYRQPMVADLLRVQSLIYLTIPFSALAYAQLARSMEFQRQAQVNLVSALIGAGVALGGALAGWGVWALVWAPIAMFAARALGLTIAARSWMWPSFDFRGAGSIARYGGLMAVGQLFGFVQSQADILVAGRWFDAHLVGIYTTALLLTQIFNNKVVPPLNEVAFAAYARMQNDRPALAAGFTRSTRAIMVAAMPFFFGLAAVAEPLVLTLLGEKWREIVPLLLPLALAMPFWTLFTLLRPATDALGRPGIASGNAIAGALLMPVVFLVGAQWGIIGIAWAWLIAYPLLLAFAATRSLPVIGVGASELLRAVATPVLAAAAMAAVVLLVDRLLPAMPEPLRLAILVATGGPIYCLWLILFARETVRDLIGMVRGRRMPTSPDTAV; from the coding sequence ATGTCAGGTCGCGCACTGCCCCCGGAAACCACGCTTGGCCCCGACAGCCCGATTGCGCCCGATTTCGGCCAGCAAGTACGCCGTGCGGTCATCTGGCGTTCGGGGTCGCAAATCGCAGGGCAAATCGTCGCCTGGGCCTCCACTTTCCTCGTCATCCGCATCCTGACGCCCGAAGATTATGGCCTGTTCGCACTGACGCAGGTGATGCTGATGCTCTTCACCCTGCTCAATGGCTATGGTCTTGCGAGCGCGGCGATCCAGCGGGACGAGATCGCCCCGCACGAGCTGCGACAGATTTTCGGATTGATGCTGCTGCTCAACGGCGCGCTCGCGATCGCGCAAATCCTCTGCGCCCCGCTTGCCGCCGCTTATTATCGCCAGCCGATGGTTGCCGACCTGCTGCGGGTACAGTCGCTGATCTACCTTACCATCCCCTTCTCCGCGCTCGCCTATGCGCAATTGGCGCGTTCGATGGAGTTCCAGCGTCAGGCGCAGGTCAATCTGGTCTCCGCACTGATCGGTGCAGGCGTCGCGCTCGGCGGCGCGCTGGCGGGATGGGGGGTGTGGGCACTGGTCTGGGCGCCGATCGCCATGTTCGCGGCGCGCGCGCTTGGCCTAACGATCGCGGCGCGCAGCTGGATGTGGCCAAGCTTCGATTTCCGCGGCGCGGGTTCGATCGCACGTTACGGCGGGCTGATGGCGGTCGGGCAATTGTTCGGCTTTGTCCAAAGCCAGGCGGACATATTGGTCGCCGGTCGCTGGTTCGATGCGCATCTGGTCGGCATCTATACGACAGCGTTGCTGTTGACGCAGATCTTCAACAACAAGGTCGTCCCGCCGCTCAACGAAGTGGCCTTTGCCGCCTATGCCCGGATGCAGAACGACCGGCCCGCGCTGGCCGCCGGTTTCACTCGCTCCACGCGCGCGATCATGGTCGCTGCGATGCCTTTCTTCTTCGGGCTCGCCGCAGTCGCGGAACCCCTCGTTCTCACTTTGCTCGGCGAAAAATGGCGCGAGATTGTGCCGTTGCTCCTGCCGCTGGCGCTCGCCATGCCCTTCTGGACGCTGTTCACGCTGCTTCGACCCGCGACCGATGCCCTCGGCCGCCCTGGCATTGCTTCGGGCAACGCCATCGCCGGCGCGCTGCTGATGCCCGTCGTGTTTCTTGTCGGCGCACAGTGGGGCATCATCGGCATCGCATGGGCATGGCTGATCGCCTATCCCTTGCTCCTCGCCTTTGCCGCTACCCGGTCGCTGCCCGTCATCGGAGTCGGGGCAAGCGAATTGCTCCGCGCGGTCGCGACGCCAGTGCTCGCCGCCGCTGCGATGGCGGCAGTGGTGCTATTGGTCGACCGCCTGCTGCCAGCAATGCCCGAACCGCTTCGGCTCGCGATACTCGTCGCGACCGGAGGACCGATTTATTGCCTGTGGCTGATATTGTTCGCGCGCGAGACGGTGCGCGACCTCATCGGGATGGTCCGAGGCCGGCGTATGCCGACAAGCCCCGACACTGCCGTCTAG
- a CDS encoding DNA gyrase inhibitor YacG, with amino-acid sequence MPSKPPRCPLCGKPRDPEFKPFCSRGCRDRDLLNWFGEGYRVPVDQAPDGTADEDRFDEG; translated from the coding sequence ATGCCCAGTAAACCCCCGCGCTGTCCGCTCTGCGGCAAGCCGCGTGATCCCGAATTCAAACCCTTTTGCAGTCGTGGTTGCCGCGATCGCGACCTGCTGAACTGGTTCGGCGAAGGCTATCGCGTTCCGGTCGATCAGGCGCCCGACGGCACCGCCGACGAGGATCGTTTCGACGAGGGATAA
- a CDS encoding ribonuclease, producing the protein MAEWIYEAGIGEARAALIENGEIVEARIEREDEGPRLGAVVGAKLIEAGRGAKGALVALDLPGEPPATLAGLPPSTSVGARLTVEITRMALRERGRDKPARARIAEAGAALADGPDLRARIAASGLPVVDLRPTDGDRLEQAGWSELIDCVRTGHWPFAGGALWVDATPAMLLIDIDGEGEALALAKAGAGAAASVIRRCDVGGSIGIDFPSLPDRAGRQAIDAAVDAALPQPFERTAVNGFGFMQIIRRRDRPSLIEQVRLDPVATDAALLLRQAERTVGTGVLTLTARGAVIDHIAAHHHWVEALQNRTGRTVRLAADSAVKGVGHAQ; encoded by the coding sequence TTGGCTGAGTGGATATATGAAGCCGGCATCGGCGAGGCGCGCGCGGCGCTGATCGAGAATGGCGAAATCGTCGAAGCCCGGATCGAGCGCGAGGACGAAGGGCCGCGCCTTGGTGCGGTCGTCGGCGCGAAACTGATCGAGGCGGGCAGGGGCGCCAAGGGCGCACTCGTCGCGCTGGACTTGCCCGGCGAACCGCCGGCGACGCTTGCCGGCTTGCCGCCGTCGACCTCTGTGGGCGCCCGGCTGACCGTCGAAATCACGCGAATGGCGCTGCGCGAACGCGGCCGCGACAAACCGGCACGCGCGCGGATTGCCGAGGCAGGCGCAGCCCTTGCCGACGGACCCGATCTGCGCGCGCGTATCGCGGCCAGCGGCCTTCCCGTCGTCGACCTGCGTCCCACCGACGGCGACCGACTTGAGCAGGCGGGTTGGTCCGAACTGATCGACTGCGTCCGCACCGGCCATTGGCCGTTCGCGGGCGGTGCGCTCTGGGTCGATGCCACGCCTGCGATGCTGCTGATCGATATCGACGGCGAGGGCGAGGCACTGGCGCTCGCCAAGGCTGGCGCGGGGGCGGCGGCGTCGGTGATCCGTCGCTGCGATGTTGGAGGATCGATCGGGATCGACTTTCCGTCGCTGCCCGATCGCGCCGGACGACAGGCGATCGACGCCGCGGTCGATGCCGCACTTCCGCAGCCGTTCGAGCGGACTGCGGTCAACGGCTTCGGCTTCATGCAGATCATCCGCCGCCGCGACCGTCCCTCGCTGATCGAACAGGTCCGGCTCGATCCCGTCGCGACCGATGCCGCGCTCCTGCTGCGGCAGGCGGAACGCACCGTCGGAACCGGCGTTTTGACGCTGACCGCGCGGGGCGCCGTGATCGATCATATTGCCGCGCATCATCATTGGGTGGAGGCGCTGCAGAATCGTACCGGGCGCACTGTCCGCCTTGCCGCGGATTCCGCCGTGAAAGGAGTGGGCCATGCCCAGTAA
- a CDS encoding nucleoside triphosphate pyrophosphatase, translating into MPALVLASTSPRRRELLARIGLVPARIAAPEIDETPLKAELPRDYVARLAKGKALAVERAAEEVVLAGDTTVAVGRRILEKPADEADLRRMLGLLSGRRHHVYSGICVVGTDGKARVRVVDTIVAFKALSATEIDAYVESGEGMGKAGGYAIQGRAETFVRFLSGSHSNVVGLPLFETRALLTSVGIPLG; encoded by the coding sequence ATGCCGGCACTTGTACTGGCTTCGACCTCACCGCGTCGGCGCGAATTGCTGGCGCGGATCGGGCTTGTGCCGGCGCGCATTGCCGCGCCAGAAATCGATGAAACGCCGCTGAAGGCAGAGCTGCCGCGCGATTATGTCGCGCGGCTTGCGAAGGGCAAGGCGCTCGCCGTCGAACGCGCGGCGGAAGAGGTCGTGCTCGCGGGCGACACGACGGTGGCGGTCGGACGCCGCATCCTCGAAAAGCCGGCCGACGAGGCCGATCTGCGCCGCATGCTGGGTCTGCTGTCCGGGCGGCGGCACCATGTCTATTCGGGGATCTGCGTCGTCGGTACCGACGGAAAGGCGCGCGTGCGCGTCGTCGACACGATCGTCGCGTTCAAGGCGCTGAGTGCCACCGAGATCGATGCCTATGTCGAATCGGGCGAGGGGATGGGCAAAGCGGGCGGCTATGCGATCCAGGGACGCGCCGAGACGTTCGTGCGTTTCCTGTCGGGCAGCCACTCGAACGTCGTCGGCCTGCCGCTCTTCGAGACGCGGGCCCTTCTGACCAGCGTCGGTATCCCGCTTGGCTGA
- the infA gene encoding translation initiation factor IF-1 — protein MAKEELLEMRGQVVELLPNAMFRVKLENDHEILGHTAGKMRKNRIRVLVGDEVLVELTPYDLTKGRITYRFK, from the coding sequence ATGGCGAAAGAAGAACTTCTGGAAATGCGCGGCCAAGTGGTCGAACTGCTGCCCAACGCGATGTTTCGCGTCAAACTGGAAAACGACCACGAAATTCTGGGTCACACGGCCGGCAAGATGCGCAAGAACCGCATCCGCGTTCTCGTGGGCGACGAAGTGCTCGTCGAACTTACCCCCTATGACCTGACCAAGGGTCGGATCACCTATCGCTTCAAGTGA
- a CDS encoding cupin-like domain-containing protein, translating into MTVHQPITRPVFPIETLERMAMLYPQQAGLLHHHLPDHPLLSLEALATLGENLPASEVEYNPGNVPIGIRPEDVPSNGLSIGETIRTIDSNGSWAVLKNIENVDAYRTLLMGLLGELEAVVELRTGAMLTPQGFIFISSPGSITPFHFDPEHNILLQLRGRKVMNVWPAGDERFAHRREHERYHTGGHRNLPWQDEYHGDAQQVPLGPGDAVLMPVMAPHFVANGDAPSISLSITWRSEWSYRESEAHAANATLRRMGLDPAMPPRWPSYAWAKTIGWRIARRLKLVS; encoded by the coding sequence ATGACCGTGCATCAGCCGATCACCCGGCCCGTATTCCCTATCGAAACGCTTGAGCGGATGGCGATGCTCTATCCGCAGCAGGCGGGGCTGCTGCATCATCATCTGCCCGATCATCCTTTGCTGTCGCTCGAAGCGCTCGCAACGCTCGGCGAAAATCTGCCCGCGAGCGAGGTCGAGTATAACCCGGGCAATGTGCCGATCGGTATCCGCCCCGAGGATGTCCCGTCGAACGGCCTGTCGATCGGCGAGACGATTCGAACGATCGACAGCAACGGCAGTTGGGCGGTTCTCAAGAATATCGAGAATGTGGACGCCTATCGCACCCTGCTGATGGGTCTGCTCGGGGAACTGGAAGCGGTGGTCGAACTGCGCACCGGCGCGATGCTGACGCCGCAGGGCTTTATCTTCATCTCGTCGCCCGGTTCGATCACGCCGTTCCACTTCGACCCCGAACATAATATCCTGCTGCAACTGCGCGGCAGGAAGGTGATGAACGTCTGGCCCGCCGGTGATGAGCGCTTTGCGCATCGCCGCGAGCATGAACGCTATCACACCGGCGGTCACCGGAATCTGCCCTGGCAGGACGAATATCATGGCGACGCCCAGCAAGTGCCGCTCGGGCCCGGTGATGCGGTGCTGATGCCGGTGATGGCCCCGCATTTCGTCGCCAATGGCGATGCGCCGTCGATCTCTCTGTCGATCACCTGGCGCAGCGAATGGAGCTATCGCGAGTCCGAGGCGCATGCCGCCAATGCGACGCTCCGCCGCATGGGCCTCGACCCGGCGATGCCGCCGCGCTGGCCGAGCTATGCCTGGGCGAAAACAATCGGCTGGCGCATCGCGCGCAGGCTGAAACTCGTCTCCTGA
- a CDS encoding GNAT family N-acetyltransferase, producing MTVYPAFPASTTEAAPLTVRVVDPLALSPGLAAAWDRLADEASEPNPFAERWCLQSALHLLDPDRQARLVVVRDGSDGPMIGIMPLAPATHYGRVPLRHVAGWAHPNHFLGLPLVRAGFERMFWSILLGWCDAAPWARTLVHFPRLTEGGPLHRALVDVARQRGSEAEVVHREERALLESSLSPEEYWDAAVRAKKRKELRRQANRLSEHGAVQFRRWQPGEAIDPWIEAFLDLEARGWKGRAKSALASQSDTQAWFHAILLAAGDAGRLDMRSLDLDGRPLAMLVNFLCPPGGFSFKTAFDEDYARFSPGVLLQQANLDLLDNRQVKWVDSCAAPGHPMIDSVWRERRALIWVNVALSSAPDRLRFAMLTKTERLWRRWRGAAAPENEVESPS from the coding sequence ATGACGGTTTATCCCGCCTTTCCGGCAAGCACCACCGAAGCGGCGCCATTGACCGTGCGTGTCGTCGACCCGCTGGCGCTGTCGCCCGGGCTTGCCGCTGCCTGGGATCGGCTCGCGGACGAAGCGAGCGAGCCCAACCCCTTCGCTGAGCGCTGGTGCCTGCAATCGGCGCTGCATCTGCTCGACCCTGATCGCCAAGCGCGGCTTGTCGTCGTACGCGACGGCAGCGATGGCCCGATGATCGGGATCATGCCGCTTGCCCCCGCGACGCACTATGGCCGCGTGCCGCTGCGCCATGTTGCGGGATGGGCGCATCCCAATCATTTTCTCGGGCTCCCGCTCGTTCGCGCGGGTTTCGAAAGGATGTTCTGGTCGATCCTGCTCGGTTGGTGCGACGCCGCGCCCTGGGCACGCACGCTGGTGCATTTTCCGCGCCTTACCGAAGGCGGGCCGCTGCACCGCGCGCTCGTCGATGTGGCGCGGCAGCGCGGCAGCGAGGCCGAGGTGGTGCACCGCGAGGAGCGCGCGCTGCTCGAAAGCAGCCTGTCGCCAGAAGAATATTGGGATGCCGCCGTGCGCGCGAAAAAGCGCAAGGAACTGCGGCGACAGGCAAACCGGCTGTCCGAGCATGGCGCGGTGCAGTTTCGTCGCTGGCAGCCGGGTGAGGCAATCGATCCGTGGATCGAGGCCTTCCTCGATCTCGAGGCGCGTGGCTGGAAAGGGCGCGCCAAATCGGCGCTCGCGAGCCAGAGCGACACGCAGGCGTGGTTCCACGCGATCCTCCTTGCGGCGGGAGACGCGGGACGGCTCGACATGCGCTCGCTCGATCTCGACGGGCGTCCGCTTGCGATGCTCGTCAACTTCCTTTGCCCGCCCGGCGGCTTTTCGTTCAAGACCGCGTTCGATGAGGATTATGCCCGTTTTTCGCCCGGCGTGCTGCTTCAACAGGCGAATCTCGATTTGCTCGACAATAGGCAGGTCAAGTGGGTCGACAGTTGTGCCGCGCCTGGCCATCCGATGATCGACAGCGTCTGGCGCGAACGCCGCGCCCTGATTTGGGTCAATGTGGCCCTGTCGTCGGCGCCCGACCGTCTTCGCTTCGCCATGCTGACGAAGACCGAACGGCTGTGGCGCCGCTGGAGGGGCGCCGCCGCGCCCGAAAATGAAGTAGAAAGCCCGTCATGA
- a CDS encoding NUDIX domain-containing protein → MIFVDRRLGAACGKRTVRTISGNILQAGVHMTFADSYLGRLRSLVGSRCLLVPGARVIIAREDGSILLQHRSDFSVWGLPGGNAEEGEDLTEVAIRETFEETGLRIRNPRPFGFGSDPQFETVRFPNGDVCQFFVMMFYATEYEGHIAADSSETLDLQWFNANELPTMLENMRRSVEAYTAFSNTGTFQMI, encoded by the coding sequence ATGATTTTTGTCGATCGCCGTCTTGGTGCGGCTTGCGGAAAGCGGACGGTCAGGACAATCTCGGGCAACATCCTGCAGGCCGGAGTTCATATGACATTTGCGGATAGCTACCTCGGAAGGCTCAGGTCGTTGGTAGGGAGCCGATGTCTGCTTGTTCCTGGCGCGCGCGTCATCATCGCCAGGGAGGATGGGTCGATCCTCTTGCAGCATCGAAGTGACTTTTCGGTCTGGGGATTGCCCGGAGGAAATGCGGAAGAAGGCGAGGATCTGACGGAGGTGGCGATCCGCGAGACTTTCGAAGAAACCGGGCTCAGAATACGAAATCCCAGACCTTTTGGCTTTGGCAGCGATCCGCAATTTGAAACCGTTCGGTTTCCGAACGGAGACGTCTGTCAGTTCTTCGTTATGATGTTCTACGCGACAGAATATGAGGGCCATATTGCGGCGGATAGTTCGGAAACTTTGGATTTACAGTGGTTTAATGCGAATGAACTACCGACAATGCTGGAGAATATGCGTCGAAGTGTCGAGGCATATACCGCGTTTTCAAATACCGGGACATTTCAGATGATATAG
- a CDS encoding XrtA/PEP-CTERM system amidotransferase, with the protein MCGIAGIYHLETAKPVDPARLRAMLQPMQHRGPDGSGEWTAPGVGLGHLRLSIIDIAGSPQPMASDDEIVTLTYNGEIYNFRELRAELEDRGHRFRTSGDTEVIIAAWRQWGPDCLSRLNGMFAFAIHDHQRGCLFLARDRLGVKPLHYVRLSDGSVAFASELKGLLRNPLLRQEANLTAIEDFLAFGYVPDDNCIVAGVEKLPAGHYLMLERGKPVPAPTRWWAPDFSKRVRASEGEAAEHLVHLMRAAVTDRMVSDVPLGAFLSGGVDSSAVVALMAEASAKAVKTCTIGFDQAALDETAYAQQIAERFATDHRTRTVSSGDFALVDRIADHFDEPFADASALPTYRVCELAREEVTVALSGDGADEAFAGYRRLVFQHQEERLRGLIPRFLRRGVLGPLSHVWPQMDWAPRPLRARATLASLSKSGAEGYAEAVGVTGQAQRSRLFNDAAHHALGDHVAEARYWKAMAEAPAREALDRAQYADLMIWLPGDILTKTDRMSMAVSLEAREPLLDYRLIEFAASLPASMRVKRGTGKAIMKQAMERYLPHDILYRPKMGFVTPVSHWFRGPLAQHAKALATSSTLARSGWFDMAEIERIVAAHQSGRRDHGRLIWQFFMLEKSLAKLFGI; encoded by the coding sequence ATGTGCGGCATCGCGGGTATCTATCATCTTGAAACGGCCAAGCCCGTTGATCCCGCGCGCCTCCGCGCCATGCTCCAGCCGATGCAGCACCGCGGACCCGACGGATCGGGCGAGTGGACCGCCCCCGGCGTCGGCCTTGGCCACCTGCGCCTCTCGATCATCGATATCGCAGGCAGCCCGCAACCGATGGCGAGCGACGACGAGATCGTCACGCTCACCTATAACGGCGAAATCTATAATTTCCGCGAGCTCCGCGCCGAGCTTGAGGATCGCGGCCACCGCTTCCGCACCAGCGGCGATACCGAGGTCATCATCGCGGCGTGGCGCCAATGGGGTCCCGACTGCCTGTCGCGGCTCAACGGCATGTTCGCCTTTGCGATCCACGATCATCAGCGTGGCTGCCTGTTTCTCGCGCGCGACCGGCTCGGGGTAAAACCGCTCCACTATGTCCGTCTCTCGGATGGGTCGGTGGCCTTTGCGTCGGAGTTGAAGGGCCTGCTGCGCAATCCGCTGCTGCGGCAGGAAGCGAACCTGACCGCGATCGAGGATTTCCTGGCCTTCGGATATGTGCCCGACGACAATTGCATCGTCGCAGGCGTAGAGAAGCTGCCCGCCGGCCATTATCTGATGCTCGAACGCGGCAAGCCGGTGCCTGCGCCGACGCGCTGGTGGGCTCCCGATTTCTCGAAGCGCGTCCGGGCTTCGGAAGGCGAGGCGGCAGAGCATCTCGTCCATTTGATGCGCGCGGCGGTGACCGACCGCATGGTATCGGACGTCCCGCTCGGCGCCTTCCTCTCGGGCGGCGTCGACAGCAGCGCGGTCGTCGCGCTGATGGCTGAGGCGAGCGCGAAGGCGGTCAAGACCTGTACGATCGGTTTTGATCAGGCCGCGCTCGACGAAACGGCTTACGCCCAGCAAATCGCCGAGCGCTTCGCGACCGATCACCGCACGCGCACCGTGTCGTCGGGCGACTTCGCGCTCGTCGACAGGATCGCCGATCATTTCGACGAACCCTTCGCCGATGCAAGCGCGCTGCCGACTTACCGCGTGTGCGAACTCGCGCGTGAAGAGGTGACGGTTGCCTTGTCGGGCGACGGCGCCGACGAGGCGTTCGCCGGCTATCGCCGTCTGGTCTTTCAGCATCAGGAAGAAAGGTTGCGCGGCCTGATTCCACGCTTCCTGCGCCGCGGCGTGCTCGGTCCGCTGTCGCACGTCTGGCCGCAGATGGACTGGGCGCCGCGTCCGCTCCGCGCCCGCGCCACGCTGGCCAGCCTGTCGAAGAGCGGGGCAGAGGGCTACGCCGAAGCGGTCGGCGTGACGGGACAGGCGCAACGCTCGCGGCTGTTCAACGATGCGGCCCATCACGCACTCGGCGACCATGTCGCCGAGGCGCGCTATTGGAAGGCCATGGCCGAGGCGCCCGCGCGCGAGGCGCTCGATCGCGCGCAATATGCCGATCTGATGATCTGGCTGCCAGGCGATATCCTGACCAAGACCGACCGGATGAGCATGGCCGTCAGCCTGGAGGCGCGCGAGCCGCTCCTCGACTACCGGTTGATCGAATTCGCCGCGAGCCTGCCCGCATCGATGCGCGTCAAGCGCGGGACGGGTAAGGCGATCATGAAACAGGCGATGGAACGCTATCTGCCGCACGACATTCTCTATCGGCCCAAAATGGGGTTCGTGACGCCGGTTTCGCACTGGTTCCGCGGCCCGCTCGCCCAGCATGCGAAGGCGCTCGCGACGTCGTCGACGCTCGCGCGCTCGGGCTGGTTCGACATGGCCGAAATCGAGCGCATCGTTGCCGCGCACCAATCGGGGCGGCGCGACCATGGGCGGCTGATCTGGCAATTTTTCATGCTTGAAAAGTCGCTGGCCAAGCTGTTCGGAATTTGA
- a CDS encoding EpsI domain-containing exosortase produces the protein MTIWQRHLAALALLSAAILAIFWREAADVAGIWWNSSTFTHCLLIVPMIGWLVSQRVSLLRPLTPAYWWPALIWMAGAGLVWLVGEAAGVGLFRQLGLILMLQGAVAATLGEKLVRALLFPLGYALLLVPFGEELVPLLQTLTAHISMVLLHLSGITAEMEGVFITTPAGFFEVAEACSGVNFLIAMLAYAISAAHLCFRSWTRRIVFVVAALATTILANALRAYGTMVAAEIWGIEAAGGIDHIFYGWFFFGAVILLVMLVARRWFDRPANDAAVDVRGLDGVPRFAGPAKLVLPAALAVPLLFVGWGNLVGSRSAALPATIAIGAPPGWRDVRVEGMPWVPRFDGADRRQLHHFSNEKGQVVTVAIGGYERQAEGREVVAFGQGAVDPDSKWAWSASLPAIDGAKTERLLHPGPVLRDAATWYLVDGKITGSSRAAKLAGLRARLLGGDPRALSLIISSEERRGGRNAIEDFLSASGGAKAMADRALKSS, from the coding sequence ATGACGATCTGGCAACGCCATCTTGCCGCGCTGGCGCTGCTATCGGCGGCGATCCTTGCGATCTTCTGGCGCGAAGCAGCCGATGTAGCGGGAATCTGGTGGAACAGTTCGACCTTTACCCATTGCCTGCTGATCGTGCCGATGATCGGCTGGCTGGTGTCGCAACGCGTGTCGCTGCTGCGACCGCTGACGCCGGCCTATTGGTGGCCGGCGCTGATATGGATGGCTGGCGCGGGACTGGTATGGCTCGTCGGTGAGGCGGCGGGCGTCGGTTTGTTCCGTCAGCTTGGCCTCATTCTGATGCTGCAAGGGGCCGTCGCGGCGACACTGGGCGAAAAGCTCGTACGCGCTCTGCTCTTCCCGCTCGGCTATGCGCTGCTGCTGGTGCCGTTCGGCGAGGAGTTGGTGCCGCTGCTCCAGACGCTCACTGCGCATATCAGCATGGTCCTCCTCCACCTCTCGGGCATAACGGCGGAGATGGAGGGCGTGTTCATTACCACGCCTGCCGGTTTCTTCGAGGTTGCCGAAGCCTGCTCGGGCGTCAATTTCCTGATCGCGATGCTGGCCTATGCGATATCCGCGGCGCATCTCTGTTTCCGCAGTTGGACGCGGCGGATCGTCTTTGTCGTGGCGGCGCTCGCGACAACGATCCTCGCCAACGCGTTGCGCGCCTATGGCACGATGGTCGCGGCAGAAATCTGGGGGATCGAGGCCGCTGGCGGGATCGACCATATCTTTTATGGCTGGTTCTTCTTTGGCGCCGTGATCCTGCTCGTCATGCTTGTTGCGCGCCGTTGGTTCGACCGGCCGGCAAATGACGCCGCGGTCGATGTGCGCGGGCTGGACGGCGTGCCGCGCTTTGCCGGGCCCGCCAAACTGGTGCTCCCCGCGGCGTTGGCTGTTCCGTTGCTGTTCGTCGGCTGGGGCAATTTGGTGGGCTCCCGCAGCGCAGCCTTGCCCGCGACGATCGCGATCGGCGCGCCGCCGGGATGGCGCGATGTTCGCGTGGAGGGAATGCCGTGGGTGCCACGCTTCGACGGCGCCGATCGGCGGCAGCTACACCATTTTTCCAATGAAAAGGGGCAAGTCGTAACAGTTGCGATCGGCGGCTATGAACGGCAGGCCGAAGGGCGCGAGGTCGTCGCTTTCGGGCAGGGCGCGGTCGATCCCGACAGCAAATGGGCGTGGAGCGCCTCGCTGCCCGCGATCGATGGTGCGAAGACCGAACGACTGTTACATCCGGGACCGGTGCTACGCGACGCGGCGACCTGGTATCTCGTCGATGGCAAGATCACGGGTAGCTCGCGCGCGGCGAAACTCGCGGGTCTGAGGGCGCGGCTGCTCGGCGGCGACCCGCGCGCATTGTCGCTGATTATATCGAGCGAGGAGCGGCGCGGGGGCCGCAATGCGATAGAGGATTTCCTTTCCGCGTCCGGCGGAGCCAAAGCGATGGCTGACCGCGCGCTGAAAAGCAGCTAA